Proteins found in one Diorhabda carinulata isolate Delta chromosome 11, icDioCari1.1, whole genome shotgun sequence genomic segment:
- the LOC130899589 gene encoding programmed cell death protein 2-like has translation MEKNRETVLLGFEDEHISEKYKNQVNFCTNKIGGKPDYPPNIKLDPPICGLCQLPRPLIVQIYAPLEHSVYHRTLYLFACINPNCWNLNESWYCIRVHSQETTLESEETISSKSTSVVTHWCDDADDWDDDNNTNFNEENGNVISNIEKVSDEDDESCSLEDSLRSGFGNLFVDDRNANKGAQGGAVGRLHSPSATAEIEGNEGEVISIDTPTFPQRDIASLLQEAAPLPQDICQSDSRRISSIQFSPYFMAVWEETPDKQLANVSDRHVKELLQDYQQKNDDNSYLLSPEGGVTEGGEGYEKYEKSNPAHGDKMFHQFLSKIQSNPGQILRYSRESSPILLYPLQETMKKCQYCQGDLVFEFQILSTIISKLKLSTDPKQIARLEFGTVLVYTCRKSCWSSDTIFRTETVILQKELY, from the exons atggaaaaaaatagagaaacgGTGCTATTAGGATTTGAAGATGAACATAttagtgaaaaatataaaaatcaagtCAATTTTTGTACCAATAAAATAGGAGGAAAACCT GATTATCCTCCAAATATAAAATTGGATCctccaatttgtggactttgtCAACTTCCAAGACCTCTGATTGTACAAATATATGCTCCTCTGGAACATTCAGTATATCACCGCACACTGTATTTGTTTGCCTGTATTAACCCTAATTGTTGGAATTTAAATGaaag ctGGTATTGCATTAGAGTGCATTCTCAAGAAACGACTTTGGAATCTGAAGAAACTATTAGTTCAAAATCAACATCTGTTGTAACACATTGGTGTGATGATGCAGATGACTGGGATGATGATAACAATACTAATTTTAACGAAGAAAATGGTAATGTTATCAGCAACATTGAAAAAGTGTCAGATGAAGATGATGAGAGTTGTTCTTTGGAAGATTCTTTAAGATCAGGCTTCGGAAATCTATTCGTCGATGATAGGAACGCTAATAAAGGCGCACAAG gAGGGGCTGTAGGTAGATTACATTCTCCTTCAGCTACAGCTGAAATTGAAGGAAATGAAGGTGAAGTAATAAGTATTGATACTCCAACTTTTCCACAACGCGATATTGCCTCACTTCTTCAGGAAGCTGCTCCTCTTCCTCAAGATATTTGTCAATCAGACTCTAGAAGAATTTCCTCAATTCAATTTTCTCCCTATTTTATGGCAGTTTGGGAAGAAACGCCAGATAAACAGCTGGCTAATGTTAGTGACAG ACACGTCAAGGAATTATTACAggattatcaacaaaaaaacgATGATAACTCATATTTGCTGAGTCCTGAAGGTGGAGTAACTGAAGGAGGAGAaggttatgaaaaatatgaaaaaagtaatCCTGCCCACGGTGATAAAATGTTCCAccaatttttatccaaaatacaaAGTAATCCTGGACAAATTTTAAG GTATAGTAGAGAATCTTCTCCCATTCTTCTCTACCCCCTGCAAGAAACAATGAAGAAATGTCAATATTGCCAAGGAGATCTCGTATTTGAATTTCAGATACTCTCAACGATTATTTccaaattgaaattatcaacTGATCCTAAACAAATTGCCAGATTGGAATTCGGTACTGTACTGGTATACACTTGCAGAAAGAGCTGTTGGTCCTCCGACACCATCTTTAGAACTGAGACTGTGATTTTACAAAAggaattgtattaa
- the LOC130899590 gene encoding mitochondrial folate transporter/carrier-like, protein MTSVTQQTQKEVSLLSQLKYEHLIAGISGGVTSTLILHPLDVIKIRFAVNDGRLQSVPKYTGIVNAFTTIFNREGIRGLYQGVTPNVWGAGASWGLYFLFYNSLKNWLREGDTNVSLRASTHLLIASQSGFMTLLLTNPLWVVKTRLCLQYSNKKQYSSMIDCLSKIFQAEGIRGYYKGLIPGIFGVSHGAVQFMVYEELKKEYCAYHSQPINTKLSTIEYLMFAATSKLIAVATTYPYQVVRARLQRQYCDYTGLIDCIKRTWIYEGWRGFYKGLGTNLLRVTPATMITFLTYENVSHILLK, encoded by the exons ATGACTTCGGTTACCCAACAAACACAGAAAGAAGTTAGTTTATTAAGTCAGTTAAAATATGAACATTTAATTGCTGGAATATCAGGTGGCGTAACTTCCACACTTATTTTACATCCTTTAGATGTTATTAAAATAAGATTCGCTGTAAATGACGGGAGATTACAAAGTGTGCCCAAATATACAGGAATAGTAAATGCatttacaacaatttttaataGAGAAG GTATAAGAGGATTGTATCAAGGAGTTACACCAAATGTTTGGGGAGCGGGAGCATCTTGGGGACTATATTTCCTGTTCTACAATTCTCTAAAAAATTGGTTGCGAGAGGGTGATACAAATGTAAGCTTAAGAGCTAGTACTCATCTTTTAATAGCGTCACAATCAGGATTTATGACACTATTATTAACAAACCCTTTATGGGTTGTGAAAACTAGGTTATGTTTACAATATTCAAACAAGAAACAATACAGTAGTATGATCGATTGTTTATCTAAAATATTCCAAGCTGAAGGAATTCGAGGATACTACAAAGGACTAATACCAGGTATTTTTGGGGTATCACATGGCGCCGTACAATTCATGGTGTATGAAGAGCTGAAGAAAGAATATTGTGCTTACCATTCACAACCTATCAACACCAAATTGAGtactattgaatatttaatgtttGCGGCAACTTCTAAATTAATAGCAGTTGCTACAACTTATCCATACCAAGTAGTGAGAGCTAGGTTACAAAGACAATATTGTGATTACACAGGACTAATAGATTGTATCAAACGAACGTGGATATATGAAGGTTGGAGGGGTTTTTATAAAGGCTTAGGTACGAATTTGTTAAGAGTTACACCAGCTACAATGATCACTTTCCTTACTTATGAAAATGTATCACATATTCttctaaaatag